A region of Alteromonadaceae bacterium 2753L.S.0a.02 DNA encodes the following proteins:
- a CDS encoding hypothetical protein (manually curated) has product MILSMSFSPFYFRYVKRAIFFLLIVGACGCAQLFPAAVSEIEPGVFRVQASGNSFASPASLRQKVESRALKICGQLGYKEVSPSNHDFLQQKNYSGSMTYSAGYQVITRYISCNSKSSE; this is encoded by the coding sequence GTGATTCTGTCTATGTCCTTCAGCCCGTTCTATTTCCGGTATGTAAAACGAGCGATTTTTTTTCTTCTGATCGTGGGGGCTTGCGGTTGTGCGCAGTTGTTCCCGGCTGCGGTTAGCGAAATCGAACCCGGTGTCTTTAGGGTTCAGGCGTCAGGTAATTCATTTGCTTCTCCTGCGTCACTTCGGCAAAAAGTTGAAAGTAGAGCACTTAAAATATGTGGGCAGCTGGGTTACAAAGAAGTGTCTCCGTCCAACCATGATTTTTTACAGCAGAAGAACTATTCAGGAAGCATGACCTATTCAGCTGGCTACCAAGTGATAACGCGATACATATCCTGTAATTCCAAGAGTTCAGAATAA
- a CDS encoding outer membrane receptor for monomeric catechols, whose protein sequence is MYRFFTYFSAGISLCFVVWSHTCFAGGDVPSQIRHFDLPSNSLSTAIIEFALQAKVTVIVDQALLQGRRSAPLIGPHTTEEAIATLLAHSGLVAVFDAAAQSYSLHLEPNSRFAAPRPTAPPEITVEHEELIVTAPKYPFRYNTITNTQTLGDIPYFDSARFLNVLPHTLIEDQQALEIGEVTKYASSITPSDGFSDSNDDMVIRGFQRHANYIDGYRLSALTGVKILPVSVSQVEILKGPSTVYFGQAEPGGVVNIVRKKPDKDSAVHATLGGGSNSHRYGDLDINFAFNDQVYLRTIAAHEQKQIDGDVRDLQRSLASGALTWQPYLNTTVDVGYLYQSSEQAWVRDVEALTPYGADFPGATIDELTRNARDGYQSKFNLANLGLHQYINSRWRVAAKFFAHQEYRYGIRNTNDHILQPGLLFNKEELGDDFFILIPGGQVSIPIVLNNSVTPVQYTLGPIRSLYDENEEDTGAAADLRFIGDMDTGFVNHRISFGVSYQSQKIYKRQLVEVFDLGFGNWYSDAEFTDVLLQGFEFIVDPERPEGDYEVLEQQLEYSEQGLFLQDNLTLHERVLLTLGTRYTVIAGEHVDLSNSRVTVLPSHEDLSSQLGLVYRAGDNHSLFANYSESLKANFRVDDAVTQIDSPELSHQFEAGLKSLFLDGALMTTLAYFDISKNNVIDLRVYEGVRTLVVGDDHSATGVDFDLTWQLSPSLNMIAAYAWLTAEVDSGDYRGNRTPMSAEHTSSLFANYRYGDHFSSSIGVKQVGGRFADLANDYYLHGYTTWDASASYRVAGFSLQPTFKISVKNIADTVYHTAIVTGVRENYSAGRSVLASLELAF, encoded by the coding sequence ATGTATCGCTTTTTTACCTACTTTAGTGCTGGGATTTCATTGTGTTTTGTGGTGTGGTCTCACACTTGTTTCGCAGGTGGCGATGTGCCCTCTCAAATACGCCACTTCGACTTGCCTTCCAATTCGCTCTCTACCGCTATTATTGAATTTGCGTTACAGGCGAAGGTTACGGTAATTGTTGATCAGGCCTTGTTACAGGGGCGGCGTTCCGCTCCACTCATTGGCCCACACACAACGGAGGAGGCAATTGCAACGCTGTTGGCGCACAGTGGTCTTGTGGCAGTATTTGACGCGGCGGCGCAAAGTTATTCGCTGCATCTAGAGCCGAATTCAAGGTTCGCAGCGCCGCGACCGACCGCCCCACCTGAGATTACGGTGGAACATGAAGAATTAATAGTTACCGCGCCGAAATACCCATTTCGATACAACACGATTACCAATACCCAAACATTGGGTGATATCCCGTATTTTGATTCTGCTCGTTTCCTCAACGTACTGCCCCATACCTTAATAGAAGATCAACAGGCGCTGGAAATCGGTGAAGTTACTAAGTATGCCAGCTCCATTACCCCCAGTGATGGGTTTTCTGATTCCAATGACGATATGGTCATTAGAGGCTTTCAGCGGCACGCCAATTATATCGATGGTTATCGTTTAAGTGCTTTAACCGGCGTTAAAATTTTGCCGGTTAGTGTCTCTCAAGTGGAAATTTTAAAAGGGCCATCCACGGTATATTTCGGTCAGGCGGAACCGGGTGGGGTGGTAAACATTGTACGGAAAAAGCCCGACAAAGATTCTGCTGTTCACGCGACGCTTGGTGGTGGTAGCAACTCTCATCGTTATGGCGATCTCGATATCAATTTCGCGTTTAACGATCAGGTCTATTTACGTACTATCGCTGCACATGAACAAAAACAAATTGACGGTGATGTACGAGATTTACAGCGATCATTGGCGTCTGGCGCGCTCACCTGGCAACCGTATCTAAACACCACTGTGGATGTTGGTTATCTCTACCAAAGCAGTGAACAAGCCTGGGTTCGCGATGTTGAAGCGCTCACCCCTTATGGTGCCGATTTCCCAGGAGCGACAATTGATGAGCTAACACGAAATGCACGCGATGGCTACCAAAGTAAATTTAACCTCGCTAATTTAGGGCTGCACCAATACATAAATTCGCGTTGGCGAGTCGCTGCGAAGTTTTTTGCACATCAGGAATATAGGTATGGTATTCGAAATACCAACGATCACATTTTGCAGCCGGGATTATTGTTTAATAAGGAAGAATTGGGTGATGACTTTTTTATATTGATTCCAGGGGGGCAAGTAAGTATACCCATTGTGCTTAATAACAGTGTAACTCCGGTTCAATACACTCTGGGGCCAATACGTAGTTTGTACGACGAAAACGAAGAGGATACCGGTGCGGCAGCAGACTTACGCTTTATAGGCGATATGGATACGGGGTTTGTTAACCATCGCATCTCATTTGGAGTGTCTTATCAATCTCAAAAAATTTACAAGCGTCAACTTGTGGAAGTGTTCGATCTTGGCTTCGGTAATTGGTATAGCGATGCTGAATTTACTGATGTGTTACTACAGGGGTTCGAGTTTATTGTCGATCCGGAGCGCCCAGAGGGAGACTATGAGGTTTTGGAGCAACAATTAGAGTATTCCGAACAGGGGCTGTTTTTGCAGGATAACCTTACTCTGCATGAGCGAGTGTTGTTGACCTTGGGTACGCGCTATACCGTTATCGCTGGAGAGCATGTGGATCTTAGCAATAGCCGTGTAACTGTGTTGCCCAGTCACGAAGATCTGTCGTCACAATTGGGTTTGGTGTATCGCGCTGGCGATAACCATTCTCTGTTCGCCAATTACAGCGAATCGCTAAAGGCCAACTTCCGTGTAGACGATGCGGTTACGCAAATTGATTCACCAGAGTTGTCACATCAGTTTGAAGCTGGCTTAAAGTCCTTGTTTCTGGATGGGGCCTTAATGACTACTTTGGCGTACTTCGATATTTCTAAAAATAACGTTATCGACTTACGGGTATATGAAGGTGTGCGTACCCTTGTGGTTGGCGATGACCACTCGGCTACGGGGGTTGATTTCGATTTAACATGGCAACTCTCTCCCTCACTGAACATGATAGCCGCCTATGCTTGGTTAACTGCCGAAGTTGACAGCGGTGATTATCGGGGAAATCGCACGCCCATGTCGGCGGAACATACCTCCAGCTTGTTTGCTAATTACCGTTACGGTGACCACTTTTCCTCAAGTATCGGTGTCAAACAGGTAGGCGGGCGCTTTGCGGATCTTGCCAATGACTATTACCTTCACGGCTATACAACCTGGGATGCATCTGCAAGCTATAGAGTCGCTGGTTTTAGCTTGCAACCCACGTTCAAAATTAGTGTAAAGAATATTGCCGATACGGTTTATCACACCGCGATTGTAACGGGGGTTCGGGAGAATTACTCCGCAGGGCGCTCAGTTCTCGCCAGTTTGGAGCTTGCTTTCTAG
- a CDS encoding RNA polymerase sigma-70 factor (ECF subfamily), whose amino-acid sequence MNMKQPLGNLFERYQSELIRQLMYKFKKTPDDAADIVQDAFHNILRLNNIETLENPKAYLYQTASNLALNRIRNQKRQAELLSEMVYPEENEITPERTTSAQSDLEKLESVMHELPEKYRKTFLLSRVQGLSYREISDQLGIAESTVEKHVIRVLKHLRKHLVEGEAL is encoded by the coding sequence GTGAATATGAAACAGCCGCTGGGAAATTTATTTGAACGCTATCAGTCTGAACTCATTCGTCAGTTGATGTATAAATTCAAAAAAACACCAGATGACGCCGCAGATATAGTGCAGGATGCCTTCCACAATATTTTGCGCTTAAACAATATCGAAACTTTAGAAAATCCTAAGGCCTACTTGTACCAAACGGCGAGTAACCTCGCGCTAAACCGTATTAGGAACCAAAAGCGTCAGGCTGAACTGCTCTCAGAGATGGTGTACCCAGAGGAAAACGAAATAACGCCGGAGCGCACTACCAGTGCGCAGAGTGACTTGGAAAAATTAGAAAGTGTAATGCATGAGTTGCCGGAAAAGTATCGCAAAACCTTTTTATTAAGCCGGGTACAGGGTTTGAGTTATCGGGAAATCAGCGATCAACTGGGTATTGCAGAAAGTACGGTGGAAAAACACGTGATACGTGTCTTAAAACATTTGCGGAAACATTTGGTTGAAGGGGAGGCACTATGA
- a CDS encoding FecR family protein, with product MSNTTLAEENALKWLARLNSGSTTESEEQAFFRWLEASPQHQAAYIQAEILWQRGEVLAELQGTRKPRISRYAWFSACASLVLALAITYLYILQDTGIEQNTYTTGIGEQLTTPLADGSHVVINTQSTLQVEISNASRRALLNSGEVYFHVKADAQRPFYVETPSGTVRVLGTRFAVSVTGGETQVTVEEGRVALGKANEASFVTSVELTKNQKAKFVEQGIASVPESVNVRTALSWRKQQLIFEGEQLKGVIAELQRYWPQPIVVDGPSADLKITAVIQLSQRGFDVQQLASSLGLKVAQLPDGRLQLSQ from the coding sequence ATGAGCAATACGACCCTTGCTGAAGAGAATGCTCTTAAATGGTTGGCCCGTTTAAACTCTGGATCTACGACGGAATCAGAAGAGCAGGCGTTTTTTCGTTGGTTAGAAGCGTCACCACAACATCAGGCGGCCTATATTCAGGCTGAAATACTTTGGCAACGCGGTGAAGTACTGGCAGAGCTTCAGGGAACCCGCAAGCCCAGAATTTCGCGATACGCTTGGTTTAGCGCCTGTGCATCGTTAGTTTTGGCGTTAGCGATCACCTATCTCTACATATTGCAAGACACGGGCATAGAACAAAACACATATACCACAGGCATTGGAGAGCAACTGACAACTCCGCTCGCGGATGGCAGCCACGTAGTGATTAACACCCAAAGTACGCTTCAGGTTGAAATTAGCAACGCAAGTCGTCGGGCATTACTGAACTCGGGCGAAGTTTATTTTCACGTTAAGGCTGATGCTCAGCGACCGTTTTACGTTGAAACACCCAGCGGTACGGTACGTGTACTGGGTACCCGTTTTGCGGTATCAGTGACTGGCGGTGAAACGCAGGTAACTGTAGAGGAAGGGCGCGTTGCGCTTGGTAAGGCCAATGAGGCTTCTTTCGTTACTAGCGTTGAACTTACAAAAAATCAAAAAGCGAAATTTGTTGAACAGGGTATCGCATCTGTTCCAGAGTCTGTAAATGTGCGCACAGCACTATCATGGCGTAAACAACAGCTCATTTTCGAAGGAGAGCAACTGAAAGGTGTAATTGCAGAATTACAACGCTATTGGCCGCAGCCGATTGTTGTTGATGGTCCCTCAGCCGATTTAAAAATAACAGCCGTAATACAGTTATCGCAGCGGGGTTTCGACGTTCAGCAGCTGGCAAGCTCTCTCGGCTTAAAGGTCGCCCAGCTCCCAGACGGCCGGTTGCAATTATCGCAGTAA
- a CDS encoding zinc ribbon family protein, protein MFIIFGWDNTAKPQESLLTAPCAHCKVETNWTLWKQTTWGSLFFIKLIPIIDSYYLRCDKCGDTIKLDNKTAKAALDKSQRSDALHNYIVESIQKTQL, encoded by the coding sequence ATGTTTATCATTTTTGGCTGGGATAACACCGCCAAACCACAGGAATCATTACTCACAGCGCCATGTGCGCATTGTAAGGTGGAAACCAACTGGACACTCTGGAAGCAAACAACCTGGGGCTCGCTGTTTTTCATCAAACTTATACCCATTATCGACAGCTATTACCTACGCTGCGATAAATGCGGTGATACCATAAAGCTCGACAACAAAACCGCCAAAGCCGCGCTGGATAAATCGCAACGCAGCGACGCACTGCATAATTACATCGTAGAATCGATTCAAAAAACACAGTTGTAA
- a CDS encoding putative membrane-anchored protein, with amino-acid sequence MADIRIQTLILLGVVVAQLGTLSFMAANREYIISNGERLFLRTAPVDPRDPFRGDYVRLGYDFNQVSQAQYRGTSAIKDIARADRVYAVLKPEGDQVYRFDYLTDTPPTDNLLYIAGRNTTSKWVQQERSYLDLHYGIEKYFVEQGKGREMEEKIGRRSGLQIPLEIEIALGKKGIAVITGYRWSSLGIKLDFVPSDRNAQQITSPEVTFTIENVSSQAISLATDNAQCVFRLEIRNPKWLQQISPGACDKPSLQTTELAPGEHWSANLDLNQPRWYVQEDNHMKPVHQLSGWNQVQVIYHPPEQHDTWRGELRSPRFTANRRID; translated from the coding sequence ATGGCTGACATCCGCATTCAAACACTTATCCTGCTCGGTGTAGTTGTTGCACAACTTGGCACACTCAGCTTCATGGCGGCCAACCGCGAATACATCATTTCAAACGGCGAACGTCTATTTTTAAGAACAGCCCCGGTTGACCCCCGCGATCCCTTTCGTGGCGACTATGTGCGTCTAGGTTATGACTTTAATCAGGTATCACAAGCGCAATACCGCGGCACAAGTGCCATCAAGGATATTGCACGCGCTGATCGCGTTTACGCCGTACTTAAACCCGAAGGTGATCAGGTATACCGTTTCGATTATCTTACCGATACGCCACCAACTGACAATTTGCTATATATAGCGGGTAGAAACACCACCTCAAAATGGGTTCAGCAGGAGCGCAGCTATCTTGACCTTCACTATGGTATCGAAAAGTATTTTGTAGAACAGGGCAAAGGGAGGGAAATGGAAGAGAAAATCGGGCGCCGTAGCGGTTTGCAAATTCCCCTGGAAATTGAAATTGCACTCGGGAAAAAAGGCATCGCAGTTATCACCGGATATCGTTGGAGCTCATTGGGAATCAAACTCGATTTCGTACCTTCAGATAGAAATGCCCAACAAATTACCAGCCCGGAAGTGACGTTTACAATCGAAAATGTTAGCTCGCAGGCTATTTCACTGGCAACGGATAACGCGCAATGTGTGTTCAGGCTGGAAATTCGAAACCCAAAATGGTTGCAACAAATCTCACCAGGAGCGTGCGACAAGCCCAGCTTGCAAACTACCGAACTTGCCCCTGGTGAACACTGGTCGGCAAATCTCGATTTAAACCAGCCACGTTGGTACGTACAAGAAGATAATCATATGAAGCCAGTGCATCAGCTGAGCGGCTGGAATCAGGTGCAAGTGATATATCACCCCCCAGAGCAACACGATACGTGGCGGGGAGAGTTGCGCTCACCACGCTTTACTGCAAACCGGCGTATCGATTAG
- a CDS encoding putative membrane protein DUF2157 — protein sequence MKHKTWLMQELQAWQNQGIIDNAQADRIAGLYKLQSDNSAWGKIVFAAIGAVLVGAGVILLFAYNWEAMHRFTKLTLVFSALACAHALGFYFSRRDSQYPKIGESFFLLASMLFGAGIWLVAQIYHIDDHYPNAFLVWSIGALAMAWVLQSKPQLLLALALISVWHYTEVFNFQRANSVAVLLILGAALPLAWRLNSISTLVASVLLLILSYTASYGEMAGKHAETTWVVFLCLTASTLAASFLVCDTRYQHYHNGLRVFGVLGFCITLFIATFEAADDLHFDATIAEIPAQLLLYFFVALSLALGAWAWEITLWAQAAASSDETKKRFAEPLDFSEGIIIVLTVLVASTLAFFPKAAGIGWLIYNLLFLSYSIVLIYRGTHLLRWQSAVLGSLLLSAYAFARFMDLFDSLLLRGLAFVVIGSLLFAIGFLYSHKKSKINETVGP from the coding sequence ATGAAACATAAAACCTGGTTGATGCAGGAACTGCAAGCCTGGCAAAACCAAGGCATTATCGACAATGCCCAAGCTGATCGCATAGCTGGTTTGTACAAGCTTCAGAGTGACAATTCTGCCTGGGGTAAAATTGTATTCGCTGCGATTGGTGCGGTACTTGTTGGAGCGGGTGTTATTTTATTATTCGCCTATAACTGGGAAGCCATGCACCGCTTCACCAAACTCACACTCGTATTTAGCGCCCTGGCGTGCGCCCACGCACTGGGATTTTATTTTTCACGACGCGACTCCCAATATCCAAAAATTGGGGAAAGTTTTTTTCTACTCGCCAGCATGTTATTCGGCGCGGGTATCTGGTTAGTCGCCCAGATTTATCATATTGACGACCACTACCCCAATGCTTTTCTCGTCTGGTCGATTGGTGCTTTGGCCATGGCCTGGGTATTACAATCCAAACCGCAACTGTTACTGGCCTTGGCACTCATCAGTGTGTGGCACTACACCGAAGTTTTTAATTTTCAACGCGCAAACAGCGTTGCCGTGCTTTTAATTCTTGGCGCAGCGCTACCATTGGCGTGGCGCTTAAATTCCATAAGCACACTGGTTGCCAGCGTGCTGCTTCTTATACTCAGCTACACCGCAAGCTACGGCGAAATGGCTGGAAAACATGCGGAAACCACCTGGGTGGTATTTCTGTGTCTCACTGCCAGTACGTTAGCGGCGAGTTTCTTAGTTTGCGACACTCGTTATCAGCATTATCACAACGGCCTTCGTGTTTTTGGGGTTCTGGGTTTTTGCATCACACTGTTTATAGCCACCTTTGAAGCCGCTGATGACTTACATTTTGATGCGACGATTGCCGAGATACCAGCGCAACTCTTGCTCTACTTTTTTGTTGCGCTTAGCTTGGCATTGGGCGCCTGGGCCTGGGAAATTACACTCTGGGCGCAAGCTGCTGCATCAAGCGACGAAACAAAAAAGCGCTTTGCTGAACCACTCGACTTTAGCGAAGGTATCATTATTGTTTTAACTGTGCTCGTTGCCAGCACTTTGGCATTTTTCCCCAAAGCTGCAGGAATTGGCTGGCTGATTTACAACTTACTGTTTCTCAGCTACAGCATCGTGTTGATTTATCGCGGTACCCACTTGCTACGCTGGCAATCAGCAGTTTTGGGCAGCCTGTTACTGTCCGCCTATGCCTTCGCACGCTTTATGGATTTATTCGATAGCCTATTGTTACGCGGTTTAGCGTTTGTAGTCATTGGTTCATTACTCTTTGCCATTGGCTTTCTCTATTCCCACAAAAAAAGCAAGATCAATGAAACGGTGGGGCCTTAA
- a CDS encoding sialate O-acetylesterase: MEPQQTKRNFIALLVGLVILVPLIFFYWKTEKGIFHYLNEADGKFEVEVHFPSAPHRNYENSQIWMKIADLSGSWHFAIGDDPQWADPDFDDSDWHSIHVPDMWESQGYDNYDGLAWYRREVILETGSLNHDFRLDLGLVDDVDEVFINGIRIGGHGGFPPTYESAWNSQRQYPIQDNVLREGRNLIAVRVYDAQQGGGIARGDVGLYASSLPRALVNLSGTWQFRTMGETPSDIVDVNVPQIWEEQGFKDYDGMAIYRKTFGPVDTAGHETLVLSLGKIDDTDEVHINGTLVGRTGSLRDSDRDVDKDYFRIERRYEFPATLLKDENVIEVKVHDSGGEGGIYEGAVGIYASDAAQ, from the coding sequence ATGGAACCGCAGCAAACGAAACGTAATTTTATCGCTCTGTTAGTTGGCCTTGTGATACTGGTGCCGTTGATTTTTTTCTACTGGAAAACAGAGAAAGGAATTTTCCATTACCTCAATGAAGCTGATGGCAAGTTCGAAGTCGAGGTTCATTTCCCATCCGCGCCTCACCGCAACTACGAGAACTCGCAAATCTGGATGAAAATTGCCGATCTGAGTGGCTCCTGGCATTTTGCGATTGGTGATGATCCGCAATGGGCTGATCCCGATTTTGACGATAGCGACTGGCACTCGATTCATGTGCCGGATATGTGGGAATCACAAGGTTACGATAATTACGATGGCCTGGCGTGGTACCGTCGCGAAGTGATTCTGGAAACGGGCAGTCTCAACCACGATTTCCGCCTCGATCTGGGCCTGGTGGATGACGTTGATGAGGTGTTTATTAACGGCATACGAATTGGTGGCCACGGCGGTTTTCCACCCACCTATGAAAGCGCTTGGAACAGTCAGCGCCAATACCCCATTCAAGACAATGTGTTGCGCGAAGGTCGCAACCTAATTGCGGTGCGTGTGTACGACGCGCAACAGGGGGGTGGTATTGCCCGCGGCGACGTTGGCTTGTACGCGTCCAGCCTTCCCAGGGCATTAGTCAATTTAAGCGGTACCTGGCAGTTTCGCACCATGGGCGAGACACCCAGTGACATTGTCGACGTGAATGTGCCGCAAATATGGGAAGAGCAGGGTTTCAAAGATTACGATGGTATGGCGATATACCGTAAGACCTTTGGCCCGGTAGACACCGCCGGCCATGAGACGCTGGTACTCTCCCTCGGTAAAATTGATGATACCGATGAGGTGCATATAAACGGTACTCTGGTGGGACGTACCGGTAGCCTGCGCGACAGTGATCGCGACGTCGACAAAGATTATTTTCGTATAGAGCGACGCTATGAATTTCCTGCCACATTGCTGAAAGATGAGAATGTGATTGAAGTGAAGGTACACGATAGCGGGGGCGAAGGTGGAATTTACGAGGGTGCTGTCGGCATATACGCCAGTGATGCAGCTCAATAG
- a CDS encoding LTXXQ motif family protein encodes MQVYLGVIIFCCSLLATAETQPYAGHQNRPIKALSPQQVQDYLQGKGMGLAKPAELSGYPGPAHVLDLSEKLELSDEQLQQTQRLYEQMLRDAKRLGEEIVTLEKQLDYLFVSGAIEETQLSDIVHKIGKLQTQLRLVHLAAHLKQKALLTPHQVHTYNRLRGYTSHNH; translated from the coding sequence ATGCAAGTTTACCTGGGCGTTATTATTTTTTGTTGCAGTCTGCTGGCTACGGCTGAAACCCAGCCTTATGCCGGGCATCAAAATCGCCCGATCAAGGCGCTTTCGCCACAACAGGTTCAGGATTATTTGCAAGGTAAAGGCATGGGGCTGGCCAAGCCTGCCGAATTAAGTGGCTACCCCGGCCCTGCCCATGTGCTTGATTTGTCTGAAAAGCTTGAACTGAGTGACGAGCAACTCCAACAAACCCAGCGGCTCTATGAGCAGATGCTGCGCGATGCCAAGCGTTTGGGGGAAGAAATAGTGACCCTGGAAAAACAGTTGGATTATTTATTTGTGTCTGGCGCGATTGAAGAAACCCAGTTGAGCGATATTGTGCATAAAATCGGTAAGCTTCAAACGCAATTGCGTTTAGTGCATCTCGCAGCCCACCTTAAGCAAAAGGCCTTGTTAACGCCCCATCAGGTACATACCTATAACCGATTAAGAGGATACACGTCTCACAATCATTAG
- a CDS encoding glutathione S-transferase, which yields MYTVYGDMLSGNCYKIKMLMQFLNIPHQWQAIDILKSETHSEEFLAMNANGKIPVLKFEDGTCLSESNAILYYLAENTRYLPQDSLHRARVLQWQFFEQYSHEPFIAVARFINLFLGLPAEREAEFESKKPGGYKALGVMEQHLSDHEYFVGDALTIADISLYAYTHVAHEGGFDLSPYSNISAWLTRIEQEPGYIAMSRENG from the coding sequence ATGTACACCGTTTATGGCGATATGCTTTCTGGAAATTGTTACAAAATCAAAATGCTCATGCAGTTTTTAAATATTCCACACCAGTGGCAGGCTATCGATATCCTCAAGAGTGAGACCCACAGCGAAGAATTTTTAGCCATGAATGCCAACGGCAAAATACCGGTTCTAAAGTTTGAGGATGGAACTTGTTTGTCTGAATCTAACGCTATTCTGTATTATCTCGCAGAAAACACCCGCTATTTACCACAAGACAGCTTACACCGGGCGCGCGTGTTGCAGTGGCAGTTTTTCGAACAATACAGCCACGAGCCTTTTATTGCTGTGGCGCGGTTTATAAATTTGTTTTTGGGTTTGCCCGCAGAGCGTGAAGCTGAATTCGAATCGAAAAAGCCGGGTGGTTATAAAGCCTTGGGGGTTATGGAACAGCATCTATCAGATCATGAATATTTTGTTGGAGATGCACTGACAATCGCGGATATTAGTTTGTACGCCTACACCCATGTCGCCCACGAAGGCGGTTTCGATTTGTCGCCCTATTCTAATATCAGTGCTTGGTTAACCCGTATTGAACAAGAGCCAGGGTATATTGCTATGAGCCGGGAGAATGGCTAG
- a CDS encoding threonine/homoserine/homoserine lactone efflux protein, with translation MQELLPIILFCFAASITPGPNTIMLMTSGLNHGVYKTLPLFLGVITGFPLMLTALAMGLGVVFVKFPAAHQFIKIAGSAYLLYLAYKIASTRTVDDDKRREKPLTFLQGMAFQWLNPKAWVVAVGALAAFTDVGEFTVQFVRVLLSFFGVGSLCMVVWMCFGAALNRFIHNRKMLQIFNIVMGLLLAVSVIPMLSGETINL, from the coding sequence GTGCAAGAATTACTTCCCATCATTTTGTTCTGTTTCGCGGCATCAATAACGCCGGGCCCGAACACCATCATGTTAATGACCTCCGGCCTGAATCACGGCGTTTATAAAACACTGCCGCTTTTTTTAGGCGTGATTACCGGATTTCCGTTAATGCTCACGGCTCTGGCGATGGGGCTGGGTGTGGTGTTCGTAAAATTTCCTGCCGCACATCAGTTTATAAAAATTGCCGGTAGCGCCTACCTGCTGTATCTCGCTTATAAAATTGCCAGTACCCGAACGGTTGATGATGACAAGCGCCGTGAAAAACCCCTTACTTTTTTACAGGGCATGGCGTTTCAGTGGCTAAACCCGAAAGCCTGGGTGGTGGCAGTGGGCGCCCTGGCAGCCTTCACGGATGTTGGTGAATTTACAGTGCAATTTGTGCGGGTATTGCTCTCGTTTTTTGGGGTTGGTAGTTTGTGTATGGTGGTTTGGATGTGTTTCGGTGCCGCACTTAACCGGTTTATTCATAACCGTAAAATGTTACAAATATTTAATATCGTTATGGGATTGTTGCTTGCTGTGTCTGTTATTCCTATGCTTTCGGGTGAGACAATTAATCTCTAA
- a CDS encoding methyltransferase family protein, whose amino-acid sequence MALYDLIGNEYDTTRRADPAIVEMLVGFLKPAPEGCYVDFACGTANYTSALQRIAGHWSGIDVATKMLNEAHLKAPSLNFVQADISQLPYQSQCFHGGMCTLAMHHFDDIPKAVAEMYRVLLPSSPLVIFTAAPEQLRNYWLCDYFPEMMRKSWEHMPNLQYLNSALQGSGFQEIRVVPFDVTASLQDFFLYSGKYHPEMYLNAQVRNGISSFRNFCGEQELSEGLASLQRDIESGAIAQRIQQSQRPDGDYCFVVASKPAG is encoded by the coding sequence ATGGCTCTTTACGACCTTATTGGTAACGAATACGATACTACAAGGCGTGCCGACCCGGCGATTGTAGAAATGCTGGTAGGCTTTTTAAAGCCTGCACCGGAGGGATGCTACGTGGATTTCGCCTGCGGCACGGCCAATTACACATCCGCTTTGCAGCGGATAGCGGGGCACTGGAGCGGCATTGATGTGGCGACTAAGATGTTAAATGAAGCGCATTTAAAAGCGCCGTCGCTTAATTTCGTTCAGGCCGATATTTCGCAACTGCCTTATCAATCGCAATGCTTTCATGGCGGCATGTGTACCTTGGCGATGCATCACTTTGATGACATCCCCAAGGCCGTTGCTGAAATGTATCGCGTATTGCTGCCCTCGTCGCCTTTAGTCATTTTTACTGCGGCACCCGAACAGCTGCGGAACTATTGGCTGTGTGATTATTTTCCGGAGATGATGCGTAAATCCTGGGAACATATGCCGAACCTGCAATACCTCAATAGTGCCTTACAAGGCTCGGGTTTTCAGGAGATACGAGTGGTGCCGTTCGACGTTACCGCAAGCCTGCAGGATTTTTTTCTCTACAGCGGTAAATACCATCCGGAGATGTACTTGAATGCCCAGGTACGTAACGGAATATCGTCGTTTCGCAATTTTTGCGGTGAGCAGGAGTTAAGTGAGGGTTTAGCCTCCCTGCAACGCGATATTGAAAGCGGTGCAATTGCGCAGCGTATACAACAATCGCAACGCCCCGATGGTGACTATTGCTTTGTTGTTGCTTCTAAACCGGCTGGGTAA